Proteins found in one Chlamydia sp. 04-14 genomic segment:
- the dnaA gene encoding chromosomal replication initiator protein DnaA yields the protein MLTCNDCSTWEQFVNYVKTRCSKTAFENWISPIQIIEETQEKIRLEVPNIFVQNYLLDNYKQDLCSFVPLDAQGEPALEFVVAEIKKAPMQPIAPREQQESPAETFEESKDFELKLNAAYRFDNFIEGPSNQFVKSAAVGIAGRPGRSYNPLFIHGGVGLGKTHLLHAVGHYVREHHKNLRVHCITTEAFINDLVQHLRLKSIDKMKNFYRSLDLLLVDDIQFLQNRQNFEEEFCNTFETLINLNKQIVITSDKPPGQLKLSERIIARMEWGLVAHVGIPDLETRVAILQHKAEQKGLLIPNEIAFYIADHIYGNVRQLEGAINKLTAYCRLFGKTLTESIVRDTLKELFRSPSKQKVSVESILKSVATVFQVKLQDLKGTSRSKELVLARQVAMYLAKTLITDSLVAIGSAFGKTHSTVLYACKTIEQKIEKDETLTRQISLCKNHIVG from the coding sequence ATGTTAACCTGTAACGATTGTAGTACTTGGGAACAGTTTGTGAATTATGTTAAGACACGTTGCTCAAAAACGGCTTTTGAAAATTGGATTTCTCCTATTCAAATCATAGAAGAAACACAAGAAAAAATCCGTTTAGAAGTTCCCAATATCTTTGTTCAAAATTACCTTCTTGATAATTACAAACAAGATCTGTGTTCTTTTGTTCCCCTTGATGCCCAAGGAGAGCCAGCTTTAGAATTTGTTGTTGCAGAAATCAAAAAAGCTCCTATGCAACCTATTGCACCTCGAGAGCAACAAGAGAGCCCTGCAGAAACTTTTGAAGAATCTAAAGACTTTGAACTAAAATTAAACGCAGCTTACCGTTTTGATAATTTCATAGAAGGCCCTTCAAACCAATTTGTCAAATCTGCAGCTGTAGGCATAGCAGGACGTCCCGGACGCTCTTATAATCCTCTATTTATCCATGGAGGTGTAGGCCTGGGAAAAACTCATTTGCTCCATGCTGTAGGTCACTACGTTAGAGAACATCATAAAAATCTTCGCGTTCATTGCATTACTACAGAAGCTTTTATCAATGATTTAGTGCAACACCTTAGACTGAAATCTATTGATAAAATGAAGAATTTTTATCGTTCTTTAGATCTACTTCTTGTCGACGACATCCAGTTTTTGCAAAATAGACAAAATTTTGAAGAAGAATTTTGCAATACTTTTGAGACCTTAATTAATTTAAATAAACAAATCGTTATTACTAGCGACAAGCCTCCAGGACAATTGAAATTGTCAGAACGTATTATTGCTAGAATGGAATGGGGCTTAGTTGCTCACGTAGGCATTCCTGATTTAGAAACTCGTGTAGCAATTTTACAACATAAGGCAGAACAAAAAGGTCTGCTTATTCCTAATGAAATTGCCTTCTATATTGCCGATCATATTTATGGAAATGTGAGACAACTGGAAGGAGCTATTAATAAGCTCACTGCCTACTGTCGTTTATTTGGAAAGACACTTACCGAAAGCATTGTTCGAGACACTTTAAAAGAGCTTTTCCGTTCCCCTTCCAAACAAAAAGTCTCTGTAGAAAGTATATTAAAAAGTGTTGCTACTGTCTTCCAAGTAAAATTACAGGATCTTAAGGGAACTTCACGTTCTAAAGAACTTGTTTTAGCTCGTCAAGTCGCGATGTACCTTGCGAAAACTTTAATTACAGATTCTCTAGTCGCCATAGGTTCTGCCTTCGGGAAAACTCATTCCACAGTACTTTATGCTTGCAAAACTATAGAACAGAAAATAGAAAAAGATGAAACTCTAACGCGTCAAATTAGTTTATGTAAAAACCACATTGTTGGGTAA
- a CDS encoding bactofilin family protein has protein sequence MFRRTGKSPFEDVQTLYEEETPSHSNYPSYPRSERLDSPPNLFDSPKSPETRPLSSSYPISEEPQKWTSQSSEVDSLLSFSEEPETTLGEGVTFKGELAFDRLLRIDGTFEGILVSNGKIIIGPKGCVKADIQLQEAIIEGVVEGNITVSGKLELRGEAIVKGDIQAGTLCVDEGVRLLGYVAIVGINEESQKEKDL, from the coding sequence ATGTTCCGTAGAACTGGAAAAAGTCCCTTTGAAGATGTTCAGACATTATACGAAGAAGAAACACCTTCACATTCTAATTATCCCTCCTATCCTAGATCTGAGCGTTTAGATTCTCCTCCGAATCTTTTTGATTCTCCAAAATCTCCAGAAACGCGTCCACTATCTTCTTCTTATCCTATAAGTGAAGAACCACAAAAATGGACGTCTCAATCTTCTGAAGTTGATTCCCTACTCTCATTTTCAGAAGAGCCTGAAACCACTCTTGGAGAAGGTGTGACATTCAAAGGCGAATTAGCTTTTGACCGTTTATTACGCATTGATGGCACCTTTGAAGGTATTTTAGTTTCTAACGGAAAAATAATTATAGGCCCTAAAGGTTGTGTAAAGGCTGACATACAGCTTCAAGAAGCAATTATTGAAGGTGTTGTTGAAGGCAATATCACAGTGAGTGGGAAATTAGAACTCCGTGGTGAAGCGATAGTTAAAGGTGATATCCAAGCAGGAACTTTGTGTGTTGATGAAGGAGTCCGTCTTTTAGGCTACGTAGCTATTGTTGGAATCAACGAAGAGTCTCAGAAAGAAAAAGACTTATAA
- a CDS encoding Na(+)-transporting NADH-quinone reductase subunit B, translating to MLKRFVNSIWEICQKDKFQRFTPVADAIDTFCYEPIHKSSSPPFIRDAVDVKRWMMLVVIALFPATFLAIWNSGVQALVYGSGNAQLMESFLHISGFRSYLSFIFHDIGLFSVLWTGCKIFIPLLIISYSVGGACEVLFAVVRKHKIAEGLLVTGILYPLTLPPTIPYWMAALGIAFGVVVSKELFGGTGMNILNPALSGRAFLFFTFPAKMSGDVWVGSNPTKIKESLLAMNSTAGKSIIDGFSQSTCLQTLNSTSPAVKRVHVDAIASNVLHMTHVPTESVIHSQFSIWTESHPGLVLDKLTLEQLQNFVTSPLSEGGLGLLPTQFDSAYSITDVIYGIGKFSSGNLFWGNIIGSLGETSTFACLLGAAFLIVTGIASWRTMVSFGIGAFITAWLFKIFSILIVGKHGAWAPARFFIPAYRQLFLGGLAFGLVFMATDPVSSPTMKLAKWIYGLFIGFMTIVIRLINPAYPEGVMLAILLGNVFAPLLDYFAVRKYRRRRI from the coding sequence ATGCTTAAACGATTTGTTAATTCCATCTGGGAAATTTGTCAAAAGGACAAGTTTCAACGCTTTACTCCAGTTGCAGACGCTATTGATACGTTTTGCTACGAGCCTATCCATAAGTCCTCATCTCCTCCGTTCATTCGTGATGCCGTAGATGTCAAACGTTGGATGATGCTTGTTGTTATTGCCCTATTTCCAGCAACGTTTTTAGCAATATGGAATTCGGGAGTACAAGCTTTAGTCTATGGGTCTGGAAATGCCCAGCTCATGGAATCATTCTTACACATCTCTGGATTTCGTAGTTATCTCTCATTTATTTTCCATGATATCGGTTTATTTTCCGTTCTTTGGACAGGATGTAAGATTTTTATTCCTCTACTGATAATTAGCTATTCGGTAGGAGGTGCTTGCGAAGTGCTCTTCGCTGTCGTTAGAAAACATAAAATTGCTGAGGGATTACTCGTCACAGGAATTCTCTATCCTCTAACATTACCACCAACAATTCCTTATTGGATGGCTGCCTTAGGAATTGCTTTTGGTGTTGTCGTTAGTAAAGAATTATTCGGTGGAACAGGAATGAATATTCTCAATCCTGCTCTCTCAGGAAGAGCTTTCCTATTTTTCACATTTCCCGCAAAGATGAGTGGGGATGTCTGGGTAGGAAGTAACCCAACAAAAATTAAAGAAAGCCTCCTTGCTATGAATTCTACAGCAGGAAAATCGATCATCGATGGCTTCTCTCAGTCTACCTGCTTGCAAACATTAAATTCGACATCTCCTGCTGTAAAAAGAGTTCATGTAGATGCTATAGCTTCTAACGTATTACATATGACGCATGTCCCTACAGAAAGTGTGATACACTCACAATTTTCTATCTGGACAGAGTCTCATCCTGGATTAGTGTTAGATAAGCTCACCCTAGAACAATTACAAAATTTTGTGACATCTCCTCTTAGTGAGGGGGGACTAGGTTTATTGCCAACACAGTTTGATTCAGCTTATTCAATTACTGATGTGATCTATGGTATTGGGAAGTTCTCTTCAGGAAATTTATTCTGGGGAAATATTATTGGTTCCTTAGGAGAAACATCAACATTTGCTTGCTTACTTGGTGCTGCATTTCTCATTGTAACAGGTATTGCCTCGTGGAGAACGATGGTCTCCTTCGGTATAGGAGCTTTCATCACAGCTTGGCTATTTAAAATTTTTAGCATTCTTATTGTTGGGAAACATGGAGCTTGGGCCCCTGCAAGATTCTTTATCCCTGCCTACCGACAGTTATTCCTTGGGGGTTTAGCCTTCGGTCTTGTATTCATGGCTACAGACCCTGTATCATCCCCAACCATGAAATTAGCAAAATGGATTTACGGATTATTTATTGGTTTTATGACAATTGTTATCCGACTCATAAATCCCGCATATCCCGAAGGAGTTATGCTCGCCATTCTTCTCGGAAATGTATTTGCTCCTCTTCTTGATTACTTTGCTGTAAGAAAGTATAGACGAAGGAGAATATAA
- a CDS encoding Na(+)-translocating NADH-quinone reductase subunit C, translated as MSSEKSKSHLNQTWYVILFIFALSLFSSVFLSTVYYILAPFQERAAIFDRNQQMLTAAHVLDFSGKFQIYEKGSWQPAVYDKTSHLLKVADKRAPVVTSSVLDSYAQGFVRPLLADKRGQMFSFEEKNINVTEFVEKHQNGHFYQQPLLLFYVILANTEQARAMSAAEVIKNPSVVRAIIIPISGFGLWGPIYGYLAVENNGDTVLGTAWYQQVETPGLGANIANPQWQKQFYGKKIFLQTASGNTDFATTSLGLEVIKGSVQSAFGTSPKALSSIDGISGATLTCNGVTEAYARSLAPYRSLLMSFAKLNNQRDHNGSK; from the coding sequence ATGTCTTCAGAGAAATCTAAATCCCATCTGAATCAAACATGGTATGTTATACTTTTCATTTTCGCTTTAAGTTTATTCTCTAGCGTTTTCCTTTCTACCGTGTACTATATCTTAGCTCCTTTCCAAGAAAGAGCAGCTATTTTTGATCGCAATCAGCAAATGCTAACCGCGGCACATGTTTTAGATTTTTCTGGAAAATTTCAAATCTATGAGAAGGGTTCTTGGCAACCCGCTGTATATGACAAAACGTCCCACCTACTTAAAGTTGCAGATAAACGCGCGCCTGTTGTCACAAGCTCGGTTTTAGACTCCTACGCACAGGGGTTTGTTCGTCCCCTACTTGCAGATAAACGTGGTCAGATGTTTTCCTTCGAAGAAAAAAATATCAACGTTACAGAATTTGTCGAAAAACATCAAAATGGTCATTTTTATCAACAACCCTTACTACTATTTTATGTAATCTTAGCAAATACTGAACAGGCTAGAGCAATGAGCGCTGCCGAGGTTATTAAAAATCCTTCAGTAGTTCGCGCTATTATTATTCCAATTTCTGGATTTGGTTTGTGGGGGCCTATTTATGGCTATCTTGCTGTAGAAAATAACGGTGATACCGTTTTAGGAACAGCATGGTATCAACAAGTAGAAACCCCAGGATTAGGAGCAAATATTGCTAATCCTCAGTGGCAAAAGCAATTCTATGGTAAGAAAATCTTCTTACAAACAGCATCAGGAAATACCGATTTCGCTACAACTTCTTTAGGTCTTGAGGTAATTAAAGGCTCAGTACAATCAGCATTTGGAACATCTCCAAAAGCATTATCATCGATTGATGGTATTTCTGGGGCAACATTAACATGTAATGGTGTTACCGAAGCTTACGCACGGTCTTTAGCTCCCTATCGAAGTTTGTTGATGTCTTTCGCTAAGCTTAACAACCAGAGAGATCACAATGGCAGCAAATAA
- the nqrD gene encoding NADH:ubiquinone reductase (Na(+)-transporting) subunit D, with product MAANKSYKSYFLDPLWDNNQPLIAILGICSALAVTTTVNTAITMGLAVSFVTGCSSFFVSLLRKVTPDSVRMITQLIIISLFVIVIDQFLKAFFFDISKTLSVFVGLIITNCIVMGRAESLARNVPPIPAFLDGFASGLGYGWVLVSVSIIREFFGFGTILGLQLIPKCFYASEAHPDGYENFGLMVLAPSAFFLLGIMIWGVNILRSKKAKR from the coding sequence ATGGCAGCAAATAAATCATACAAGAGTTATTTCCTTGATCCTCTCTGGGACAATAACCAACCTCTAATTGCTATTTTAGGGATTTGTTCTGCACTTGCTGTAACAACAACAGTGAATACAGCTATTACTATGGGCCTTGCTGTAAGCTTCGTTACAGGATGCTCCTCGTTCTTTGTATCTCTATTGCGAAAAGTTACTCCTGATAGCGTTCGTATGATCACTCAGCTGATTATCATTAGCTTATTTGTGATTGTTATTGATCAGTTTTTAAAAGCTTTTTTCTTCGATATCTCAAAAACACTATCCGTGTTCGTTGGGTTGATTATCACTAACTGTATCGTTATGGGAAGAGCTGAAAGTCTAGCGAGAAACGTACCCCCTATTCCAGCATTTTTAGATGGTTTCGCATCGGGATTAGGCTACGGCTGGGTATTAGTTTCTGTGAGTATAATAAGAGAGTTCTTCGGTTTCGGTACTATTCTTGGATTACAACTTATACCAAAATGTTTTTATGCTTCCGAAGCTCATCCCGACGGCTATGAAAACTTTGGTTTGATGGTTTTAGCTCCCTCGGCATTTTTCCTTTTGGGCATTATGATTTGGGGAGTGAATATTCTTAGATCTAAGAAGGCAAAAAGGTAG
- the nqrE gene encoding NADH:ubiquinone reductase (Na(+)-transporting) subunit E, whose translation MWLGEYTWLNVFGIFLQATFIQNILLSNFLGMCSYLACSARVSTANGLGMSVALVLTVTGSINWVVHKFITGPKALTWISPSLANVNLNFLELIIFIVVIAAFTQILELLLEKVSRNLYLSLGIFLPLIAVNCAILGGVLFGITRNYPFIPMMIFSLGAGCGWWLAIVLFATIKEKLAYSDIPKNLQGMGISFITTGLIAMAFMSLTGIDISKPSATTPASDILETSNVSSIAAKDLKPMKKVRIAQQQRAAKSKATNIKKGKAQ comes from the coding sequence ATGTGGTTAGGCGAATATACATGGCTAAATGTCTTTGGCATCTTTTTACAAGCCACTTTTATCCAAAATATCCTTCTATCGAATTTCCTTGGGATGTGTAGCTATCTTGCTTGTTCAGCACGAGTTTCTACTGCTAACGGCTTAGGAATGTCCGTAGCGTTAGTTCTGACGGTTACCGGAAGCATTAACTGGGTAGTACATAAATTTATTACAGGGCCTAAGGCTCTAACTTGGATATCTCCTTCATTAGCCAATGTAAATCTAAATTTCCTAGAGCTGATTATCTTCATTGTAGTTATTGCTGCCTTCACACAGATTTTGGAATTACTTTTAGAAAAGGTATCTAGAAATCTCTATCTCTCCTTAGGAATCTTCTTACCATTAATTGCTGTTAACTGTGCAATTTTAGGAGGCGTACTCTTTGGAATTACACGCAATTACCCATTTATCCCCATGATGATATTCTCCTTAGGTGCGGGATGTGGTTGGTGGTTAGCTATTGTCTTATTCGCAACTATCAAAGAAAAACTCGCCTATTCTGATATTCCTAAAAACCTTCAGGGAATGGGAATCTCTTTCATTACCACAGGACTTATAGCCATGGCTTTTATGAGCCTTACAGGTATTGATATCTCTAAACCATCAGCAACAACGCCAGCATCTGATATCCTAGAAACATCCAATGTTTCTTCTATAGCAGCAAAAGACCTGAAACCTATGAAAAAAGTGCGAATAGCACAACAACAACGTGCAGCTAAATCAAAAGCGACGAATATAAAAAAGGGAAAAGCTCAGTAG
- a CDS encoding glycine cleavage protein H-like protein → MWDSDYHVWILPIHDDVVRLGLTARMGENLGQILHIDLPAIGSFCKEGEILVVLESSKSAIEVLSPVSGEIIGVNEDLKENIQLLNNSPEESGWFVVVKLNQKLNTENFSLRE, encoded by the coding sequence ATGTGGGATTCTGATTATCATGTATGGATTCTACCGATTCATGATGATGTTGTCCGTTTGGGACTGACAGCTAGAATGGGAGAAAACTTAGGCCAAATTCTTCATATCGACTTACCTGCAATAGGTAGTTTTTGTAAGGAAGGCGAGATTCTTGTTGTCCTAGAGTCTTCAAAGTCCGCTATCGAAGTTTTAAGCCCTGTTTCAGGAGAAATTATAGGGGTTAATGAAGATTTAAAAGAAAACATACAGCTTCTTAATAACTCCCCTGAGGAATCGGGATGGTTTGTGGTTGTTAAACTCAATCAGAAATTAAATACCGAAAATTTTTCTCTTAGAGAGTAG
- a CDS encoding phospholipase D-like domain-containing protein: MNKMRWGLVIALFCSFITKDTFAFMVHFPASKEHVGVIVHDNSLEVYENLLSAIDVAEHYVELYPCMAGGNLLKEIVEHLDARMSEAPKLCAYILIQPTFIDSKDKQILENARANWPDRFFYLFTGCPPGSSILAPNVMESHVKVSIVDGKYIFMGGTNFEDFMCTKGDEVPEPVESPRLIIAGTRRPRAFRDQDITMSSAQLGTELRKEFHAHYALWYAYAKKPWFNKNLNDFRILPCPELTVEEAESTYCSAIEDSPDLVTTDLKNIRVIFSGPDESKNAITQEYVDLINRSEKSIKIANMYFIPKDEIIESLKSACFDRGIRSEIITNGCTENSPDLTAVYAWGNRMNYFFLSYGERPSLWKKFIFSRKQPNSSLFVSEYFVRDTQLHKKCMIIDGRFFVIGSYNFGKKSDLFDYESIVVIDSPEVAQKANIVFEKDWSLSKPVDNSEIFDWYFNPVHNLVGHLQINFMPA, from the coding sequence ATGAATAAAATGCGATGGGGTTTAGTTATTGCGCTCTTTTGTTCATTTATAACAAAAGATACTTTTGCCTTTATGGTGCATTTTCCTGCTTCTAAGGAACATGTGGGTGTTATTGTTCATGACAATAGTCTTGAGGTTTATGAAAACCTTCTATCAGCAATAGATGTTGCCGAGCACTATGTCGAATTGTATCCCTGTATGGCCGGTGGAAATCTACTAAAGGAGATTGTTGAGCATCTAGATGCACGTATGTCTGAGGCTCCTAAGCTATGCGCTTATATCCTTATTCAGCCTACATTTATTGATAGTAAGGATAAACAAATCCTTGAAAATGCAAGAGCCAATTGGCCCGATAGATTTTTCTATTTATTTACTGGATGCCCTCCAGGATCGAGTATTCTTGCGCCCAATGTTATGGAAAGCCATGTTAAGGTTTCTATCGTCGATGGGAAGTATATTTTTATGGGGGGAACAAATTTTGAAGATTTCATGTGTACTAAAGGGGATGAGGTTCCCGAACCTGTAGAGTCTCCACGTTTAATTATAGCAGGAACTCGAAGACCTAGGGCTTTCCGTGATCAAGACATCACTATGAGCTCTGCGCAACTCGGGACAGAGTTAAGAAAGGAATTTCATGCACATTATGCTCTTTGGTACGCCTATGCAAAAAAACCTTGGTTCAATAAGAATCTCAACGATTTTCGGATACTTCCTTGTCCAGAATTAACTGTTGAAGAAGCTGAATCTACGTATTGTAGTGCCATTGAAGATAGTCCTGATCTTGTAACAACAGATCTTAAAAACATTCGTGTGATTTTTTCTGGTCCTGATGAAAGTAAAAATGCAATTACCCAAGAATATGTCGACTTAATAAATAGATCAGAGAAATCTATCAAAATTGCGAATATGTATTTCATCCCGAAGGATGAAATTATTGAGAGCTTGAAATCCGCCTGTTTTGATCGCGGTATTCGCTCAGAAATCATTACTAATGGATGTACGGAAAATAGTCCCGATCTTACAGCAGTATATGCTTGGGGCAATCGTATGAATTATTTCTTTTTATCTTATGGCGAGCGTCCTTCACTATGGAAAAAGTTCATATTTTCTAGAAAACAACCTAATAGTTCTCTTTTTGTGAGTGAATATTTTGTTCGGGATACGCAGCTACATAAAAAATGTATGATTATAGATGGGCGTTTCTTTGTCATAGGGAGTTACAACTTTGGTAAGAAAAGCGATCTTTTTGACTACGAAAGTATTGTCGTAATTGATTCTCCAGAAGTTGCTCAAAAAGCGAACATTGTCTTTGAAAAAGATTGGAGCTTATCCAAACCTGTAGATAATTCTGAAATTTTCGATTGGTATTTTAATCCTGTTCACAATCTCGTTGGTCATTTACAAATTAATTTTATGCCTGCTTAA
- a CDS encoding lipoate--protein ligase family protein — MTVRIVDSGKGSSETHMARDKYLLEHLKRGEVILHLYEWNSQYPLTYGYFMRPEKFLIDNRASLGMDAAVRPTGGGFVFHHGDYAFSLLMSSEHPMYAPTVLENYYTVNQMVLEVLSKVFRIKGTLSFDEDAHHPQTSNFCMARASKYDVLMGDRKVGGAAQRTVKQGFLHQGSIFLSGSSLEFYQRFLLPEVIDIIVPAIEKRAFFPLGLSAPSSDLSEARKEIKEGLIQKFASGHL, encoded by the coding sequence ATGACTGTTCGCATAGTAGATTCCGGGAAAGGAAGTTCTGAGACCCATATGGCCAGAGATAAGTATTTGCTAGAACACCTCAAAAGAGGAGAAGTAATTCTGCATCTCTATGAGTGGAATAGCCAATATCCTCTCACTTACGGCTATTTTATGCGTCCAGAAAAATTTTTAATTGACAATAGGGCTAGCCTAGGGATGGACGCCGCTGTCCGACCTACGGGAGGAGGCTTTGTTTTTCATCACGGGGATTACGCATTTTCGTTATTAATGTCATCGGAACACCCTATGTATGCACCAACTGTGTTGGAGAATTATTATACTGTAAATCAGATGGTGCTAGAAGTTTTGAGTAAGGTTTTCCGTATTAAGGGCACGCTTTCTTTTGACGAGGACGCACACCATCCTCAGACATCTAATTTTTGTATGGCTAGAGCTTCAAAATACGATGTTTTAATGGGAGATAGGAAAGTAGGGGGCGCTGCTCAGCGTACTGTAAAACAAGGATTTTTACATCAAGGCTCCATATTCTTATCAGGGAGTTCTTTAGAGTTTTACCAAAGGTTTCTTTTGCCAGAGGTTATCGACATTATAGTCCCAGCAATTGAAAAACGAGCATTTTTCCCTCTAGGTCTGTCAGCGCCTTCTTCAGATCTTTCAGAGGCAAGAAAGGAAATAAAAGAAGGACTAATTCAAAAATTTGCAAGTGGCCACCTATGA